The Mangrovimonas cancribranchiae nucleotide sequence CTTTAAAAAGGTTTTACTAGTAACAAACTTTATAAGACTCATGAAATTTTATTTATCAAACAAATATATAAAAACAGAACTGTTTTTTCTTTCGGTTATTATGTGATATTTTAGCTTAACCAATATTATTTACGTCGCATTGGTCGTTTTTGGATTATTATTTTAAAAAAGTCGCCTACACTATAGGTATAAAAAATGAAAAAAAACATCGCCATTATTATGGGTGGATATTCCAGCGAATTTGAAATATCCTTAAAAAGTGGTAACGTGGTTTACACATCGTTAAATCAAGATAAATATAATCTTTACCGCATACATATATTAGAACATAAATGGGTATATGTTAATGATGATAATGTTGAATTCCCTGTAGATAAAAATGATTTTTCTGTTATCATTCATGACCAAAAAATTCTTTTCGATTGTGTTTTTAATGCCATTCATGGTACACCTGGTGAAGATGGCTACATGCAAGGCTATTTAGAACTTTTAGGTATTCCGCATACCAGTTGCGGTATGTATCAAGCGGCATTAACATTTAATAAACGTGACTGTTTAAGTGTTTTAAAGCCTCATGGTATAAAAACAGCTCAGTCGTACTATGTCAATTTAGGTGATACTATTAGCGAAACAGCCATTATAGAAAAAGTTGGCTTACCTTGTTTTGTAAAAGCTAATAAAGCTGGTAGCAGTTATGGCATTACCAAAGTTTACAAGCAAGAAGACTTACAAGCCGCCATCGATTTTGCTTTTAAAGAAGATGACGAAATAATTATTGAAGCTTTTTTAGATGGTACCGAAGTATCTGTTGGTGTTATAAGTTACAAAGGAAATATTAAAGTTTTACCCATAACCGAAATTGTTAGCGAAAACGACTTTTTCGATTTTGAGGCCAAGTATTTAGGAAAATCACAAGAAATAACCCCTGCCAGAATTAATGAAGCCCAAGCTAAAAAAGTACGCACTTTAGCCAAAAAAGTCTATACCATTTTAAAAATGACAGGCTTTAGCCGAAGTGAATATATTTTTAAAGACGATGAACCACATTTATTAGAAATAAATACTGTTCCTGGTCTTACTGCCGAAAGTATTTTACCACAACAAGCAGCACAAGCAGGTATTTCGTTACAAGACCTGTTTAGTAATGCCATTGAAGAAGCTTTAAAAGCATAACACATTTATTATACGTAACTTTAAAGAATTAATAGCTTAAAAAATGAGACGAGCCATATTTCCTGGGTCTTTTGACCCCATAACATTAGGACATTACGACATTATTAAACGCGGTGTAAAACTTTTTGACGAAGTTATTGTGGCCATTGGGGTAAATGCAGAAAAAAAATACATGTTCTCTCTTGAAGAAAGAAAAGCCTTTATTGAAGCTTCTTTTAAAAATGAAGATAAAGTAAAAGTAGTGACTTACGAAGGTTTAACGGTTGACTTTTGCAAAGAAATCGATGCGCAATTTATTTTACGTGGCTTACGTAATCCTGCCGATTTCGAATTTGAAAAAGCCATTGCTCACACCAATAGAAAACTCTCTAAAATAGAAACTGTCTTTTTATTAACTGCTGCAAAAACATCATATATTTCTTCATCTATTGTTAGAGATGTTATAAGGAATCACGGCGATTACAGTAAACTAGTTCCCGATAGTGTTGTTGTAAAATAACCCCTAAAACTTATATTCTGAAAGCGATTTAGGAAACTCTTCTGGATTGGCTGCTAAATGATATCTTGGATCATCGATATCTTCTACAATAACCTCTTTAAATTTTGGACTAGCTTTATACAATAACGC carries:
- a CDS encoding D-alanine--D-alanine ligase, giving the protein MKKNIAIIMGGYSSEFEISLKSGNVVYTSLNQDKYNLYRIHILEHKWVYVNDDNVEFPVDKNDFSVIIHDQKILFDCVFNAIHGTPGEDGYMQGYLELLGIPHTSCGMYQAALTFNKRDCLSVLKPHGIKTAQSYYVNLGDTISETAIIEKVGLPCFVKANKAGSSYGITKVYKQEDLQAAIDFAFKEDDEIIIEAFLDGTEVSVGVISYKGNIKVLPITEIVSENDFFDFEAKYLGKSQEITPARINEAQAKKVRTLAKKVYTILKMTGFSRSEYIFKDDEPHLLEINTVPGLTAESILPQQAAQAGISLQDLFSNAIEEALKA
- the coaD gene encoding pantetheine-phosphate adenylyltransferase: MRRAIFPGSFDPITLGHYDIIKRGVKLFDEVIVAIGVNAEKKYMFSLEERKAFIEASFKNEDKVKVVTYEGLTVDFCKEIDAQFILRGLRNPADFEFEKAIAHTNRKLSKIETVFLLTAAKTSYISSSIVRDVIRNHGDYSKLVPDSVVVK